From a region of the Balaenoptera ricei isolate mBalRic1 chromosome 11, mBalRic1.hap2, whole genome shotgun sequence genome:
- the FAM50B gene encoding LOW QUALITY PROTEIN: protein FAM50B (The sequence of the model RefSeq protein was modified relative to this genomic sequence to represent the inferred CDS: inserted 3 bases in 3 codons) — MGATRSSRTFHSVGTRPSGPLAELSLWPLRSSVLLFPAAESTRWLRAPRPGSRARGARGPGEPAGGTARYQGSMRXAGRALHPLSQREKQKHMGVLKQRVAEETVSKAKVGRKVXAHCDAADAELKRSTVGLLTPNDRKARHEALVRARXERQRPQRERRGRRRRRICGLSFPPDDGDEDPEAGDPEDKDAAVDTRFLPDRERAEEEVTSRSYPQGRRRAAAAQRGPDGAAPRLPRAARLRPHDHTSYDRMVAQARGNSGPLFAFDVHDDVRLRSDAPLEEGESHAGEAALRSRREQNQRLFPARRWEPYDPGKRWDGCTVR, encoded by the exons ATGGGAGCCACA CGCAGCTCCAGAACATTCCATTCTGTTGGAACGCGTCCATCTGGACCGTTGGCCGAGCTGTCACTCTGGCCCCTTCGGAGCTCCGTGCTTCTGTTCCCCGCTGCGGAGTCCACGCGGTGGCTCCGAGCTCCCAGGCCGGGGTCGAGAGCACGCGGCGCGCGTGGCCCGGGGGAGCCGGCGGGCGGGACGGCTCGGTACCAGGGCTCCATGC GGGCCGGCCGGGCCCTGCACCCGCTCAGCCAGCGCGAGAAGCAGAAGCACATGGGGGTCCTGAAGCAGCGCGTCGCCGAGGAGACCGTCAGCAAGGCCAAGGTGGGCCGGAAGG TCGCCCACTGCGACGCGGCGGACGCCGAGCTGAAGCGGAGCACCGTGGGGCTGCTGACCCCGAACGACAGGAAGGCGCGGCACGAGGCCCTGGTGCGCGCGC GCGAGAGGCAGCGGCCGCAGCGCGaacggcgggggcggcggcggcgccggaTCTGCGGCCTGTCCTTCCCGCCCGACGACGGCGACGAGGACCCCGAGGCGGGCGACCCCGAGGACAAGGACGCGGCCGTGGACACGCGCTTCCTGCCGGACCGCGAGCGCGCGGAGGAGGAGGTGACGTCCCGCTCCT ATCCACAGGGGCGGCGCCGCGCGGCAGCTGCTCAGCGAGGCCCGGATGGCGCGGCGCCCCGCCTTCCGCGAGCTGCGCGGCTCCGGCCGCACGACCACACCTCCTACGACCGGATGGTGGCGCAGGCGCGCGGCAACAGCGGGCCGCTCTTCGCCTTCGACGTGCACGACGACGTGCGGCTGCGCAGCGACGCCCCCCTGGAGGAGGGCGAGTCGCACGCGGGCGAGGCGGCGCTGCGCAGCCGGCGCGAGCAGAACCAGCGCCTCTTCCCCGCCCGCCGCTGGGAGCCCTACGACCCCGGGAAGCGCTGGGACGGCTGCACGGTCCGCTGA